The following proteins are encoded in a genomic region of Alphaproteobacteria bacterium:
- a CDS encoding helix-turn-helix transcriptional regulator: MITGRQIRAARSLLEWTADDLATKTGLTRATVSNIEAGAVQPHEKSLSGILAAFDKHGVEFTEDEGVKLRKHPVKVFSGKLGYRQFLDHVYETLSEAGGRIRQFNLSDANNLIFADDYGQAHLIRMATVDNLDARVLTAEGDATFPAPYCEYRWLNKDAKTLAPFYLYNDYVALPMYESNKRELLVIRSKLLAERYCAQFDPIWDKAIIPPKKIVSKKTKGSF, from the coding sequence ATGATTACAGGACGGCAAATACGCGCCGCGCGCAGCCTGCTGGAATGGACGGCTGACGATCTTGCCACCAAGACCGGCCTCACCCGCGCCACGGTAAGCAATATTGAGGCTGGTGCGGTGCAGCCTCATGAAAAGTCTCTCTCCGGCATTCTTGCCGCTTTCGATAAGCACGGCGTCGAATTTACGGAAGACGAAGGCGTGAAGCTGCGGAAACATCCGGTCAAGGTATTCAGCGGTAAATTAGGGTATCGGCAATTTCTCGATCACGTCTATGAAACCCTTAGCGAGGCAGGCGGGCGCATTCGCCAGTTCAATCTAAGCGATGCCAATAATCTGATTTTCGCCGATGATTACGGACAGGCGCACCTTATCCGCATGGCGACGGTCGATAACCTGGATGCCCGCGTTTTGACGGCGGAAGGCGATGCGACCTTCCCGGCCCCCTACTGCGAATATCGCTGGCTTAACAAGGACGCCAAGACCCTAGCTCCGTTTTATCTCTATAACGATTATGTGGCCCTGCCGATGTATGAATCCAACAAGAGGGAATTGCTGGTTATCCGTTCCAAGCTTCTGGCGGAACGCTATTGCGCCCAGTTCGATCCGATTTGGGATAAGGCGATTATTCCGCCTAAGAAAATTGTAAGCAAAAAGACAAAAGGCTCATTCTGA